The Acidobacteriota bacterium genome has a window encoding:
- a CDS encoding Asd/ArgC dimerization domain-containing protein yields the protein MSSVALIDPMTLLGEELRERLEQRPDLALDLRLLSADEDQVGALTTVGGAAAMVGKAEGDDLANLDLAIFCGSDLRLLADLPPAATAIVASPGTPVDEAIPVIAGVNESRAERGRRLLSPHPSAVLLGHLLGPLASFAPQSIVATLIEPASIYGKQGLDDLFDQARALVALTQVPTTETFERQLAFNLYPATSPGEGIADELRAALSRDDLALRLQRLQAPVFHGISVHLTVELDGPWSLQEVSEALAAHPWNELAEDGDRIGPIDAANHESVLIGGLAQSGERHFGLWAVMDNLTRGGALNMLRILDLLSGGTAS from the coding sequence ATGAGCTCCGTGGCTCTCATCGATCCCATGACTCTGCTCGGCGAAGAGCTGCGCGAACGCCTCGAGCAGCGCCCCGATCTCGCCCTCGATCTTCGCCTGCTGAGCGCCGACGAGGATCAGGTCGGCGCCCTCACCACCGTCGGCGGCGCCGCGGCGATGGTCGGCAAGGCGGAAGGGGACGACCTCGCCAACCTCGATCTCGCCATCTTTTGCGGTTCCGACCTTCGCTTGCTGGCGGACCTACCACCGGCGGCCACCGCCATCGTGGCCTCGCCGGGCACGCCCGTGGACGAGGCCATCCCGGTGATCGCCGGGGTCAACGAGAGCCGCGCCGAGCGCGGTCGGCGACTGCTCAGCCCGCATCCCAGCGCGGTGCTCCTCGGCCACCTGCTCGGGCCGCTGGCGAGCTTCGCACCGCAGAGCATCGTCGCCACCCTGATCGAGCCGGCGTCGATCTACGGCAAACAGGGCCTCGACGATCTCTTCGACCAGGCCCGGGCCCTGGTCGCCCTCACCCAGGTGCCGACGACGGAGACCTTCGAACGCCAACTGGCCTTCAATCTCTACCCCGCGACCTCCCCCGGCGAGGGCATTGCCGACGAGCTGCGCGCCGCCCTCTCCCGAGACGACCTGGCGCTCCGCCTGCAGCGCCTCCAGGCTCCGGTTTTCCACGGTATCTCGGTGCACTTGACGGTTGAGCTCGACGGCCCCTGGTCGCTACAGGAGGTGAGCGAAGCCCTCGCCGCCCACCCATGGAACGAGCTCGCCGAGGACGGCGATCGGATTGGCCCGATCGACGCCGCCAATCACGAGTCGGTGCTGATCGGGGGCCTCGCGCAGAGCGGTGAACGGCACTTCGGCCTGTGGGCGGTGATGGACAACCTGACCCGCGGAGGAGCGCTCAACATGCTCCGGATTCTCGACCTGCTGAGTGGAGGGACTGCCTCATGA
- a CDS encoding Lrp/AsnC ligand binding domain-containing protein, giving the protein MMTAFVLLNVERDKVNDVANRLADLEGVGEVHSVAGRWDLIAILRVPDNTRLAELVTSKIRSLEGITHSETLTGFKVISRHDLERLFSLAPEASESEAKPC; this is encoded by the coding sequence ATGATGACCGCCTTCGTGCTGCTCAACGTCGAACGCGACAAGGTCAACGACGTCGCCAATCGACTCGCCGATCTCGAGGGCGTCGGCGAGGTGCACTCGGTCGCCGGGCGCTGGGACCTGATCGCCATTCTGCGGGTGCCCGACAACACCCGTCTGGCGGAGCTGGTGACCTCGAAGATCCGCTCCCTCGAGGGCATCACCCACTCCGAAACCCTGACCGGCTTCAAGGTCATCTCGCGCCACGACCTCGAGCGCCTGTTCTCCCTCGCTCCGGAGGCTTCGGAGAGCGAAGCCAAGCCCTGCTAG